Part of the Pieris napi chromosome 6, ilPieNapi1.2, whole genome shotgun sequence genome, ATGAAGCAGATCACAGCACACATCAAATAGACATAGAGAGCTTTCCATGGCGAGATTACACCTCGACAGCGACGAACATCGAACAATCAAAGCCGACACGTGTCGCGTTGCCCACGCTAAGAGCTGGTAACAAATGGGCATCGCGACAGAAGTATTGAGTGTCGAAGAGGCGCGTACTCACGCGCATGCCCTCCCATCTGGAGACAGCACGGAGGGGTCGTAGAGCTCGCAAAGTGCGCATGGACCGAAACGCTGGGATGTCGTCCGCTCCGGCCATCACCGCTCCGTGGTTAACGAGTGACAACTACCGTCATTAAATTAGTACGATAATACAAACTATATCTTACGTACATTTGCCTTTGATAAGAATAAAGAACATGAAGTAAATGTACTTTAGACTTTGGTAGTCGAATCGACAGTTACGATCCATACATACTAagcttataattatataaaaaaagccgATAATTTACCATGACAATTATGAAATCGAGCCAGCACCAGGCGTTGGTGAAGTACTTCTGAAATCCGAGAGCTAACCATTTGATTAACATCTCAATAAAGAATATTACAGTGAATATACGATCCATGTAATATAAGATGTCTTGAAGAATTGGTCGATGTGGTAGATGGACATCTTCTAACGCCTAAAAACaagatttaagtaaataataacatatttaatatagtaaaaaaatacggGGATAAAGCTCAATTACCAATGCCAAACTACTAAGTAAAATCATTGTTATCACAGCCGTTTCGAAATAGGTATTTTCTATTAATCGAAAGGTTTTCAGTCTAAGGGTTGCCCAGCCTTGCCAAAATGGAGACTCGTCATCTCCGGCTAAGAAGGGGAAGCGCGCATAGCAAGGTTCTGGACAACAGTCCGCTGGTGTGAGATCCACTACATCCTCGTCTGCGGCCAcctttatatctatttttgctAAGCCATCAAGTTTTCCATCCTCCTCGTCTTCAATCATttctataaagaaatattcgGTTATGAAACAAACATATATTCTAACGGCATACAATACATGCCGGTAGTCAAACGAGGAGACTATTTATATACCTTCTTCTAAACCTAATTCTTCTTTACTTGCGTCTTTCTTTTCTTCTCCGTCTATCGTATCCGCAGATCCTTTATGACTTTCGTCTTTAAATGATCTTATTTTATGACTACCATAAGATTTTTGACTTATTGTATCATCATCctgaaaattcaaatatttggaATATAATCGgatacatacaatataaatttggGTTTAATAAGAAAGTAGGGACCTGTATCGGATAACCATGATGATTTATATCACTGTTTATTCGATTGTCAGTATGATTATCCGTTATAGCATTGATATTATTCATCAATATATtcccttttttatatttattgtcacCTGGAAAATAGAGTTTAGTTTCAATTTATATGAGTTCATATGcacgttttaatttaaatagtctTTCATACCTGGTATCGTAAATTCCATTCCGTCACCTATAGCTACCTCCACTTGATCTTTTAGTTTCTTGTCTTTGAATAAAACCCCATCTTCGATATCGGCACCTAATTCCAGTTCATTGTCGACTCGTTCTGAAGAAACACAGCGGGCACATAATGCCGCCTTTAAGCCTACATCCGTGCGTCATTTGTCGCCGCCAACAGCCAAGCATAGAATAGAGATCAGgacaaaattttgtaaataattgcCGAATTTGATACAACTCCTGtgattattattgtgttaagCATGTGTGATgtcttgaatatttaaatatatttacttacataTTTATCAAATGCTCAAAAGCTAAAACTtcgatttttttgtttgattgaaTTTAACGACTATATAGTTTacgatataaatattttttatcatatcacTTAGACCTAACATTTAAcacaaattaacaataaaaatgtaatagtaATAAACACAGCATGCACAACAAACAAAGCtagtatagtatataatacataCTACTGTAATACATATGGATATAATATATGAAGcgaatatactaaatatactGTATGGAGGTAAGAGTGTATCGGGAATATTATAGAGGACAGCTCTACACTTGACTGCTAGGGCACAAGCAACGCACAGTGTTAACAATAACAACCATTGCATGTCATGCTTTATTGTATACATCGATTTATATGATTTGTTACTTTAACACATATAACACACGGATTAATGTAATTGACTATTTATCCTGAAATACAATGAAATTACACACAACATTCAAAATGTCTACTATAAACTCACCTGGAGCGTGAATAGCAATCTGATTCGTCAATTTGCTTTtgactatttttaaaacatcggCTGCGTTTTTTTTGACCCAATCGATAAACCGGGATATTCTATTAAAAGCCTCCGCGATTTTGTTCGTGTCCTGATCGGCTGTTGGCGTCGATAGACTCGAGGAACCAAAATTTGACAGTAAGAGGGCCAAGAAGAGGTTAAGTACCTGGAATTCGATAAATGTTAAACGCATTCAATTGCTTTATGTGTACTTATTTCTAGATCATAAAACATACCACAAGATTGCCAATAACGACCGTTGCCAAGAAGAAAGGTATACAAGAAACATCTCCAACCAGCATGCAATCCCACATACTCTCTATCCATTCTCCACATAATACTCGGAATACTATCATGAAACTGTGCATGAAATCCGTGAAGTTCCACCTTGGGAGCTCTCCACCAGGAAAACGGTCTACGTAATCTGTATACGTGATAATCGTTCGTCAATAATGAGTTTATAAATagtactataatttttaatcgatcaaaacaatatttttaattcaatgtaaaaaagtttaatttataactgattttaaaaatattaatcgtTAGACTGATTCaagaatattaacataaaagaaataaattttgcattaaatatagaaaattttaaatgtcgCTTAAAACTTTGCTTGTATAAAACATTGTTAATAGGTTAGAtcctaattaaaattaaagcgCTTACGAAAATTGCATATTACGCAGAAGAATCAgaacgtaatttaaaatatttggcaATTAATAGCAAGCCATCTTGCAACATGCCTCTGGGAATTGCAATTTAAAACAGGAAACCTGCATATCTTTTGCTCAGCATACagccatattaaaaaaatattgttacctttatgaaaaatacatacaacataacaaatatatatacaacaaagatataataactttaaattagatCATGCATAGAGGCCTTCTACTTAAAAGGGGCAAACATTTAACAAGTAATCGTATATTTAAGGTTATTACAAGGCACTAATGAAAAATGAACATTAAGATGTACAATGAGAAGATGAATTATAACTGATAGGAAGCTAGCTTAAACGTTTCACAAGTGAGGCGCCATCGCTAAGGGGCAGCAATAGATACATACAATAGTTAGTCTAGCTCACGTGGGGTCGCAATTCACAACGACGTTTGCCAATCAAACAACATGAGCATAACAGTGTGACGCACATCAACACAATGAGCTCTAGACAATCTGACGGCGATCCTACCTAAAGCGTGGACTATtcgaattttgaaaatttaatttacattccACACTTTAGCAATTTCAGTGAATATATTTCGCGATGATTTTACCGTGTCAACCCGAGCGACTTATGTTTTCATTACCCAAAGAGAATTTTTCTGACAGTTCGATgcttgaaataaattcactgGACCGAATCGCCGCATCAACAACGTCCAATATAACATCGAACATGCACCACTCCCACCGATCACCACTTACCCACATAATTTTTCCCGAATAGTTGCATACCCATCACggcaaatatgaaaataatgatGCACAATACGAAGGTCAGGTTGCCCAAGGCACCCATCGTCCTACCCATTATAGAGATGAGTAAATTAAGAGTCGGCCATGACTTTGCCAATTTGAATACTCGAAGCTGCAATTATAAATTGTGAAACAAGGCGTCACACAAGCTCGCTTGCCGGCGCATCACCTATGCTACAGCGGCCTCTGAAGACCTATGAGCACTCAGCACGCGCCGTCGTGAGTGATTACAGGTCTGAACTCTGACTAATATTAGCGGAATGTGTGCTACAATATCTCTCCGATTATGTGCATTTATATTGATTCATGAGTGGGATATATGTTGACTATTGTCTATTATTGCGTTTACTACGTTTTGGGAGAGCGTTTtgattgatattattttacgatCCATAGATCGTACTTGTGTTATTCCTATCCTTAAAGTGACATAGATCCCATCAGTAATAGATCTGATGCAATACCCTTCGTAAGCGAAGCTGCATGTCATTTCTATTTTACTCAATGCAAAGCTTAATAGTTATGATTGTAAGCGTGATAGCCTTATAACGTTTATCGTTTAGGCTCTTTGTGAGCCATTCCGTGTTATAAAGCCACAGCATAACTGAATGttccttaaaaataatattcaatcaAAGCCCTGTGTTCGACAGTCGATAGTGTAAAGCTGAATAAGAATTGATAACTAAGGCTTATATGTTCTTAGAGATGCtaaattgtttttcaattgaaCCTGTGTAGTTCTTCCCAAACAACTGCATCCCCATCACGGcaaatatgaatataatgaTGCAAAGTACAAAGGTCAAGTTCCCTAAAGCTCCCACAGTCCTACCCATTATGGATATTATAAGGTTTAGCGCCGGCCAAGACTTAGCCAGTTTAAATACACGTagctgaaaatattttaggaaATGTAAGAACATAAACATGACGTATAACGAAGAAAGTAGGTAGCGGTGAAAGCACCAGCTGTTATTACAAATACCTGAAATTGTCTGTAAATTACTTCCTGTTAAAATGGTTATCGCCattattttcaaatcaaaCCGTATGTTAGATACATAattagtataaattaatattgattagCACTTACCAATCGGAATGAACGTAATACTGACAAACCCTGAACTCCTTCCAGTCCTAATTCCAATAATGATAAGGCCACAATGATAAAGTCAAAAATGTTCCATCCTTCTTGAAAGTAAAATTTGGGACTCATTGCTATTAATTTTAGCATCGCTTCAATACCGAATGTAGCAGTGAAAAACTGGAAACGATATAATccaatttttacatattttcaataagacgcaatattaattttctcttCAGCATGgacaatttagtttaaaaactcTGGGGGTCTAAAACTACAACTGGATACTTACATAATTACCACTTTTCAACGCTCTTTCCATATCTTTGTCCATGTCGTGATGATCCAGTGCCATAAACAGAGTATTGACCACGATACACAACGTGATGAACAGTTCTACAAACGGATCGAACACCAAAAGCGCGACGTATTTCTGAAACTCCAGCCATAGCCAGCAGCAATCCCACACACAGAAGAAGTCTATCCCTTTCATGAGCCACTCCAGGAGTCTCTCCTTGAAGGTGGGCCCTTCATCGTCATCTTCAGCTGTTGAGAAGTAGTATACTGACACTGTTGTGTCACGTTTACCGGAGTGTGTGTGGTGTGAGGAgagacaaaaaataaacatggtTAGTATTCGCTCATTATTTTGAGTAGCCAAAAACCGAATACACATAGCCAATACTACTTAgcaatattcatattttttgaattttattggCTGTCATTTATCTCTCGTGGTTCAACTGTTCAAGATTATGGTATGGCTTGAACTACGTGCTAGGATTGtgcttaaaataaagaaaattttcacacgAGATCACATCTCATTTTCTGCAAAGCGAGtcactatattttatactactgTACTGCAATGATCTATTAATGATTCATTTCCCTTTAATAGTAAATCAAgtcaaaaaatatgaatatcgAGATTTTGATTTTACATGGATAGCAGAAGCGCATCAAATCGCGTCTACACCGTACAAAatagattttactaaattatcGCTTTTAGAACACTAAGTGACATTtgttaatgattttaaataaatggtgATAATTGCTATGTTCAtgcaattcaattaaatacgtgggatttaatatatattttgtgcaACACGTGCATGGCTACGGTTAGCataaatgttaaaacaatgggaaaaaaattatataaaagggTAAGCGTAAGACTTGAGACGGAAtgcaaaacaaaagaaagtgGTATTTGTGTAGTTTGACAGGACAGTGAAGGTGCTTCATTAGGCTtctaaacaatataaatgaCACCCaatgtttatgtatttttgccaATTATGCATTTTTGCATAATGAGCAAATACCGCAGTGTATACTGTTGAATGTTCAGTGTGAAAAGTGTTAGTAGTTTGTGTATTAAAAGCGAACAGTTTGTATAAaatgtacaaataaaaacaagacaACGGACAAGACAGCTGATACAATAGACAAGACAAACGTTAAGTTAACACAGACATAAAATGCTTTACTTTTACCATGTACGCATTGGACTCTATTTTATAGAGCTAgatcatacaaatatatttaatggcCGATAGTTAATTGATATTGATGGCCCTTTATAGTCCCAATGCATACATGgctttgttaattaattagtatttatatatatatatatacacacattttatttattagaaacgtaCCATTTTGCTCGCTCGCTCTACTTTGCCTTCCAGCTTgttcaattatttcatttagtaCCATAACATctgaaatacatatacatgATCGATAAACTGTCGTAAAAAATCAAccatattgtttttgatattggttataataatatatgcaaacgggcaggagactcacctaatgttaagtgatacatggacactcacattgccagaaggctcgcaagtgcgttgccgaccttttaagaattggtatgctcttttcttgaaggaccctacgTCGAATTCATTCGGAAATAATTCAATGGGCAGCTAACATTCTCAACATCTTCGTATCttcgtttaaatttttatataaataattacaaattaccATTTTACCAAACAGAAACTTAAAAGGACCAGTCCCCCATGCCgttaatagtaaaatataaatagtaatattcaTACCTCTCATATCAACGACATTTGGCTGCTGCGATGTCGCAATGAACGGATTATCATTCGACTGTTTTAGAACTTTGCCAGCCTCGTCTGTACATTCTGTTGTACTAACTTCctgaaattgttaaaaatctccttatatttcaataaaagctAGCAATATTCGCTAATAACAATGGAAAGTGCTTTCAGCAGCAATATATCATCATTATGACAGTGTACGATAATGAAACAACTTGTGAGATATGTAAGTGTGTCACGCTTGCAAATAATTAGTCGACGCTTATAACAAAAGAATGATAAGCTCATACATATTCTTTTAATGGTCGAGATACCAGCGACGACTCTTGTCTGGGCAGCGCGTAGGCGTGAGGTTGGGAAGTAATGCTGTGGTTCCTGGACGCTGATCGACCTCTGAGTTTGGCCTCCTTGGTTTGAGCTTTTCCCCCTAAGAGATCGCCGTGCGACGTGTATGACAGCCTAGACTGGTGTGATGTATAGGAGGAATGTCTGGATCCTAAAACATGTAATAAACGCCTCAGTGACAGTTGCAACTGTCAGAATTCCATCATATAAGAAAGGTAAATTGTACACTTCAAAGAAAATGACACCAAATGTGATCTAGATAATGATAACATACCCAAGTTCGCATAATAGACTGGTATTATAATAGCGCCGTTCTCCTCTGACATAGGCGTAACTGCATTTGAGTCATCAGCATAAGGCAAATGTTCCTGTGCGTCCAAGTATGTTGATAAAACAAGTGGTTTCCGATCGGCTCCCGGTGGATACCTATTCCTCCCGTTTGGCCTTAACGCCATTTGATGAGAGCCTCGGGAACCACGTCGTAAATTGAACGGTGATCCAGGTAGTGACAAGGAAGCCTGAAGTCACACacatagtaatatttattttataacaaattccTTAAACCTACTAAGTACTTTTTgaaactattaaaatttttctttaacctttcttcCTTCTAGAAACTTTCATTTGGATTCGAGTTATACTAATATTTGATCATTTAACGAAATCAACTTCCTCAATTCAGATCGAGTGAAAATGTCATGGAAACTGATCACTACTTGATTTGTACTCGCAGAGGCTTTGTCTGatcgtaattaaattaattatcaagAAATATATCCTACAAATCTTTCATGTGCTAATAAACAAGTAGAAGGCGAAAAAAATACATGAATGGAAACTCGAAAGTTTgggataaaataattacaaaagtgCTGGAGGTGTCTCAATGCATCAAAACATATGCATACATGATTTAATGCTAGCGAACTGACACGATTTGGTGCAATAAGACATTAAGACAACAAGACTAATAGCGGaatataaggacaagaaaAGGTATATAGTTTAGAACATCAAAAGGAAGGAAGGGGATCACAAACACCAATGAAGAAGAGGACAAACCTGTGAGCCCTCCCGCAGTGGCCCATACGACAACTGTCCATATTTATTAATGCGTTCAGGATGGGGGACCTTTAATGCATAGAAAAtacactttttaatttatttccgaCTTACTACTATTTTAAGACATAGATCACTATGACTAGGATAGATAATAAGGAACGATATTGGAATAAAGGGATTGTAGCAGCGTCCAAGCagtaaagtaataaatgttaacgATCTACGGCGGTGCTAGAACGATATAGAGTAAACATAAACGATGGATGCAGATTAATTCATATGATAACGATACtgaataaaaagaaaagcGTTAGCATTGACCAAAAGCATCAGTTAGTCTcgtaactttgtttataaacacATGAAGTATTGACGGCCATAAGACGTACATGCACTCTCGCATCTTCTAATCCATCTGAGCTATCATCTATGGTCTATAGTCATGAAGACTTGTTAATTTCTTTCTGTGAAAGCCTCTGCCCGTCTGTCATCGAATTGAggaattaatgtttaaatatttgaagtagatattttaatgacaaaataGTTATGTTGACCGAACCTACCTCTGCTCGGTGTTAGTCTCAGCTCGGCCGCTTCGATCGCTCACAAAATGAAAGAAACAATCTAACATGACAATAGATTATTTCTccaatagtatttaattttaataaaaatatgaccTTTATTAGTCTTAATAATGGTACTGATTAAGTTGGTGATTGATATAAATCAAGTATTGTATTacgaaatactttttaaaatattattggagATTAATATAACCTATGATGCAAACGCTCTAATGAAGTGTCAGATTAGATGAATTATGACCATGCCTacaatgtaatttttcaacaaattaaaacaaatatataataatctaatgcatgttcttaaattaaaatgtatacaagTAATAAATGTTCAGTTTCATGCCTTAATTGTGATCTGTTTGAGGAAATAAGAAGAGTTAGTCGCTGCAAGCGTAATGATtgcaaaaagtaatttaaaataaatgaaaagacCATCTAATAGCATGCCTCGAaaccaaatttaaacaaaccaCAGTGTTCATAGAGTTAAAATAACCGTGTAGTAATTTTCGTAAgagaacaaattaaatatttaatagacaAACATTCAGatatgaaaacaaatttattgcaaaaaaattaaaagtgttttttggAAGTGTTCCTTTcgaaattatatgaaaaatcaTATCTGCATACTTTAAGAAAATATCGACATTGAAAAGGACAGACACAAAATCAAAGCTCAGCGTTagacacatttaaacataatcTTTTCAACTTGATATAACTTgtgcaaatataatttataatgttttttacttaatatactaattattGTAAGTGCAAAAAAGCCGAGTGATTATTATCAAGTTGAAAAGAAATAACTCAGCCGacaatgatttaattaaatataaaaattgaaaaagtcTCAGCGGCAAGATTAATccatcattaattaaaaacctttATCGAGTAGTACTACAAATAAAGCTCATCTCTTAATGATTCTTACGTATCTTAATGATGTTCTTAGTTCAATATCAACacttaaaagtatattttttatcctgataccttttcatttataatattaatctaaagatattataataaaatatttaactttagcTAGATTTTATTGAACCAGCACTACGTATTTTTGGAAATTGTAAAAATTGCCACAGTTAGCAAATTAgtttcgtaaaataaaaatcactgtCAGCAGAGATATCACGCGTGGGTCTTATACTCACCATGCTGACCTTCCTCTGCCGGCGTGCTGTGTCGTGGTGGGTGTCGTTGGCAGGCTTGTGCGTGGGCTGAGTGCTCACCGAATCCTGGAAGGGGTCGCTACGAAGGGACATGCGTTCCCTCGTATTGTCATCCTGATTGCCCCTCTCCTGGTTCACGAACAACTCGTAGCTCTGGCAGGAGAAGTCACTGGGAGACTTGGCAGGATGTGCTTCGGCGTATGCGGCTGCTTCCGCAGCGGCGGCTTGCTCGCGAGCGTGTTGTTCTCTCGCTTCTTGTTTATCCGCTCGAGCCGCTGCCTTTTGTTCCGCTTCCTAATGCAAAAATCAAATACCGTTTAAATTTGTACAAAGTtgaagtttaaaatatattaaacaatgaaaatatatagccatatatataacaaaacgaaatacacattaattaaacatatgtCACTTAGATTAAATCTTGTTTGCTTACCCTTAGTGCTTCTTCTTCAGCCTGCTCTTCCTCCTCTGCTTTCTTCTGCAACTCGTCGTATGACATGGCGACGATAGCCAAGATCAAGTTCACGAGATAGAAAGAGCCGAGGAAAATGATCACAACGAAGAACAGCACGTGCCATGAACCAGCAGACCTTAGAACCTGAATAATTGTGAACAAACGTAAATAATTTCACATTACTGTGGTTGTGAGTGATCTATTGATATATGTATTCGGTGGAGTCTTACTATTAATGGCAAAATCTTGTACCCACGAAACGATACATTTACAATTACagtattttctattatattcctattatattaataataacaatattttaattgaatttttgacAACTAGAAACaactttgaataaattaacgaTTTTTTTGCGATTTATTagcaaacatattattatattaacgtCATTTAGCAGCagttaaatatctttaaatttcGACAAAATAACGACATTTTTGACCTTTAGATTTAGGGACGGAATGttacaattgtttttaatcaactaTGATTCAATTAGTTTCGTAACCTTCACCCtcaaaatttagaaaatattccAGGCAATAATGTTATAAACTTACCAGCTGATATAAGTTTTCCCAGTAATCTTGCGTCATCAATCTGAAAGCTGATAGAAACGCCCAACCGAACGTGTCGAAACTCGTGTAGCCGTAGTTTGGGTTTGGTCCGTACCCTTGTAAACATATGTAGCCTGGTTCACATGTTCTGCAAACAAAAGTAAATCGTTTTATATtctcaaataaattaactgGAATTCTCCGAAACACAAAGACCACCTTATGAGGCATGGCTTACTTTGGCCTATGAGGGAACAAACTACATACAACATTTGAGATTAGAGTTACTAAGtgaagttattttatattacgggaaataaaaaaaaacaagcaaAAGATCGATTGCAACGTTACCGTCTACTGATCATTTAGCTCACAAAAGTAGTCTTGGATGTATGTCTGTTTagagttattaataaatcgcTTGAATGCAAAGGGCATTTATCGATATAGATTTATAAGTCGTGATTTTATAAGGGAATTACTACAACGTTGAGGCGCAATCTTCCATTCCTGAAGCTGAGGTGCTCATGTGTTTGTGGGCAAAAATTGATAGTGAGGTTGTAATATTTGACATCTCATTATCAAGTTAAGCCCACAGACAGATGATTTACGAGTGAATAAGCACAGAAAAATATACACGTCCCATTAtaatcttataataatatagatcaTGTTTCTATTACAATCTTCTTTTAGGTATCTGTGTGctcttttttggcaaaggcctcctccaaatcccgccattcctcTTTGCACTGTGCTACTCTCTGCCATCTTTCACCtgcttttctttaatttgttccatccaccttctaagttgtcttcctcttttccgTTTGCTGTACCATGGGCACCGGTTTAGTACTTTTTTGCTCAAGTTTCTGTGCCTCTTGCCATGTGCCCATTACCACTTTCGTTTATTTCTTCTTATTGTAACATCTGTTACCTTGTTTTTCTTAAagctgtattatttattttgtgtattcTTTTCTTCCCTATCAGACATCGTTCCATCGATGTTTGGTACACCTGTATCTTTATATGCTGAACACGTCTCATTATAAACTAAGGggttttttaatcttttaatcAACATAAAACACAAAACATCTCAAAATAGTAGAAATTGCTTTAGTCTAGACTTATAAATACACCTTATAGACACTGAACATGCAACATACCCTGCTCCTGATGAGTTCCCGCATAATGGATAGTCGTCATTTTCACTATACCAGTtcgctaaaataaaatatgtgagtaaatatatatcacaAAGGAAATACATGTCAGTTATAAACAGATATCTTACTTTCGTTTTGACAAAATCTCTCCCAATTCTCATCAGTCAAGTTGCCCCAACTGCCGTCTTCGGGGAATACCTTTACACATTTCTGCGTTAACACTCCCATGTAGATTTGTAGGCCCATTAACGCAAATACAGATAGGGAGAACATTGTCAAAATAATCACGTCGCGAAGATTTTTCACAGACTCTATGACAGCACCAACGATAGTCTTCAACCCTGAGGAGTAATCGGACTTGTTATATGAACATTTTAAAGGTGCACACGCTTCAAACCTCTAGTACTTACGTAGCTCCTGGGACTTAGATATTTCATTTCAAACTGCTAGAACTACTGAATCTATTTCAATTACACTAAACATATATTACTAAAGTAATAGTAGCACAAGGAATTACCCGGTACGATGGCCACAGTCTTCAGCGCTCGGAGAACTCTGAACGTTCTAAGAGCGGCCAAGTTGCCGAGATCTATGCCCATCGTCACATAACTGCAACACACACCCCACACGACGGCTAGGTTAATATAACTAACTACTTTGTCTAAACATTTACTAGTTACAATT contains:
- the LOC125050382 gene encoding sodium channel protein para isoform X26; the protein is MSEDLDSISEEEQSLFRPFTRESLAVIEARIAEEHAKQKELEKKRAEGETDLGRTKKKKEVRYDDEDEDEGPQPDATLEQGLPLPVRMQGSFPAELSSTPLEDIDPFYQNQTTFVVISKGRDIFRFSATDALWMLDPFNPIRRVAIYILVHPLFSLFIITTILVNCILMIMPTTPTVESTEVIFTGIYTFESAVKVMARGFILQPFTYLRDAWNWLDFVVIALAYVTMGIDLGNLAALRTFRVLRALKTVAIVPGLKTIVGAVIESVKNLRDVIILTMFSLSVFALMGLQIYMGVLTQKCVKVFPEDGSWGNLTDENWERFCQNETNWYSENDDYPLCGNSSGAGTCEPGYICLQGYGPNPNYGYTSFDTFGWAFLSAFRLMTQDYWENLYQLVLRSAGSWHVLFFVVIIFLGSFYLVNLILAIVAMSYDELQKKAEEEEQAEEEALREAEQKAAARADKQEAREQHAREQAAAAEAAAYAEAHPAKSPSDFSCQSYELFVNQERGNQDDNTRERMSLRSDPFQDSASLSLPGSPFNLRRGSRGSHQMALRPNGRNRYPPGADRKPLVLSTYLDAQEHLPYADDSNAVTPMSEENGAIIIPVYYANLGSRHSSYTSHQSRLSYTSHGDLLGGKAQTKEAKLRGRSASRNHSITSQPHAYALPRQESSLVSRPLKEYEVSTTECTDEAGKVLKQSNDNPFIATSQQPNVVDMRDVMVLNEIIEQAGRQSRASEQNVSVYYFSTAEDDDEGPTFKERLLEWLMKGIDFFCVWDCCWLWLEFQKYVALLVFDPFVELFITLCIVVNTLFMALDHHDMDKDMERALKSGNYFFTATFGIEAMLKLIAMSPKFYFQEGWNIFDFIIVALSLLELGLEGVQGLSVLRSFRLLRVFKLAKSWPTLNLLISIMGRTMGALGNLTFVLCIIIFIFAVMGMQLFGKNYVDYVDRFPGGELPRWNFTDFMHSFMIVFRVLCGEWIESMWDCMLVGDVSCIPFFLATVVIGNLVVLNLFLALLLSNFGSSSLSTPTADQDTNKIAEAFNRISRFIDWVKKNAADVLKIVKSKLTNQIAIHAPERVDNELELGADIEDGVLFKDKKLKDQVEVAIGDGMEFTIPGDNKYKKGNILMNNINAITDNHTDNRINSDINHHGYPIQDDDTISQKSYGSHKIRSFKDESHKGSADTIDGEEKKDASKEELGLEEEMIEDEEDGKLDGLAKIDIKVAADEDVVDLTPADCCPEPCYARFPFLAGDDESPFWQGWATLRLKTFRLIENTYFETAVITMILLSSLALALEDVHLPHRPILQDILYYMDRIFTVIFFIEMLIKWLALGFQKYFTNAWCWLDFIIVMVSLINFVAALCGAGGIQAFKTMRTLRALRPLRAMSRMQGMRVVVNALVQAIPSIFNVLLVCLIFWLIFAIMGVQLFAGKYFKCVDMNHTTLSHEIIPDRNACILENYTWENSPMNFDHVGKAYLCLFQVATFKGWIQIMNDAIDSREVGRQPIRETNIYMYLYFVFFIIFGSFFTLNLFIGVIIDNFNEQKKKAGGSLEMFMTEDQKKYYNAMKKMGSKKPLKAIPRPRWRPQAIVFEIVTDKKFDMIIMLFIGFNMLTMTLDHYQQTETFSQILDYLNMIFIVIFSSECLLKIFALRYHYFVEPWNLFDFVVVMFSILSLVLSDIIEKYFVSPTLLRVVRVAKVGRVLRLVKGAKGIRTLLFALAMSLPALFNICLLLFLVMFIFAIFGMSFFMHVKNKGGLDDVYNFKTFVQSMILLFQMSTSAGWDGVLDGIINEEECDLPDNERGYPGNCGSATIGITYLLSYLVISFLIVINMYIAVILENYSQATEDVQEGLTDDDYDMYYEIWQRFDPEGTQYIRYEQLSDFLDVLEPPLQIHKPNKYKIISMDIPICRGDMMFCVDILDALTKDFFARKGNPIEEPGDIVGRPGEVGYEPVSSTLWRQREEYCARLIQHAWRRHRRAHSPAGEGVGGDGSGGEGSAGGAETAVLLDSSGGSAHRVVLQGGGDAPRPPEPAPPPAPV